A window of the Hordeum vulgare subsp. vulgare chromosome 5H, MorexV3_pseudomolecules_assembly, whole genome shotgun sequence genome harbors these coding sequences:
- the LOC123452937 gene encoding INO80 complex subunit B-like, producing the protein MDGLGNSALNGAEAVMKRRRSVASRRPRPKEQLASEYKDISCAPSSRNISPEDESAAEASGHRRKELYLNGPEGRGSMQHRNALSKKIKREEGSAGENDIGHSRSSKPNAQGVLALGCSRNPGSSDASQLPSRDTPVPVENRVRKVKLKVSGLNRIIPKQEPVDVAMPGTSDVSFHRQKQKDSGEQKHHSTRKDGHGNHADGKRGDKHDISPSSELIRKSKRVPKKRTLDSDDEDRELRYLEKLKVAKVAPEQPMSTDHPLAYGEDGLRKKKLTKVSKNKSTPYEVDNDFTMSQFGRDARKKVKLEDTNDFIVEEEFRLDEPDRLIEAESPSGVKFEASGLTTRQRALQGRGGHGESVIEFPDGLPAAPSSRRQKDKLSEVEIQAKKAEVAQRRKMQVEKAEREQQAEAMRKILGIDTEKKKEEKKQKEREDKEKQAKFEEYKRSCIQCVMRPEGTVVTFPDTMGLPSIFSSKPISYPPPREKCAGPSCPNPYKYRDSKTKLPLCSLECYKAVQGGAGTMAC; encoded by the exons ATGGACGGGCTCGGCAACTCTGCGCTGAACGGCGCGGAGGCGGTGATGAAGAGGCGTAGGAGCGTCGCGTCCAGGAGGCCGAGGCCCAAGGAGCAGCTCGCTTCCGAGTACAAGGACATATCATGTGCGCCGTCGTCGCGGAACATTTCCCCCGAAGACGAGTCCGCCGCCGAGGCCAGTGGGCACCGGCGGAAGGAGCTGTACCTCAATGGCCCTGAAGGCAGGGGCTCCATGCAACATAGGAATGCCCTGTCCAAGAAGATAAAGAGAGAGGAGGGTTCTGCAGGGGAGAATGATATTGGCCACAGTCGAAGCAGCAAGCCCAACGCTCAAGGTGTTCTTGCACTGGGCTGCTCAAGAAACCCTGGATCCTCTGATGCCTCGCAGTTGCCCTCAAGAGACACCCCTGTGCCAGTGGAAAATAGGGTGAGAAAAGTTAAGCTCAAGGTTAGCGGACTTAACCGAATCATACCGAAGCAAGAGCCTGTTGACGTCGCCATGCCTGGCACATCGGATGTCTCTTTCCATCGCCAAAAGCAGAAG GATTCTGGTGAGCAGAAACATCACAGCACAAGAAAGGATGGTCATGGTAATCACGCTGATGGAAAACGTGGAGATAAGCATGACATTTCACCATCTTCTGAACTGATTCGCAAAAGCAAAAGGGTCCCTAAGAAGCGAACTCTTGATTCTGATGATGAAGATCGTGAATTACGTTATCTTGAAAAACTTAAAGTGGCTAAAGTTGCACCAGAACAGCCCATGTCTACTGACCATCCTCTAGCTTATGGCGAGGATGGTCTCAGGAAAAagaagctaaccaaggtttctaAAAATAAGAGCACTCCATATGAAGTGGACAACGACTTCACTATGTCACAATTTGGCAGAGATGCTAGGAAGAAGGTGAAACTGGAGGATACCAATGATTTTATCGTAGAGGAGGAGTTTAGGTTGGATGAGCCTGATAGATTAATTGAAGCTGAGTCACCTTCGGGTGTAAAGTTTGAAGCTTCTGGCCTAACAACAAGGCAGCGAGCACTTCAAGGCAGGGGTGGCCATGGTGAAAGCGTGATTGAATTTCCCGATGGGTTACCAGCTGCTCCATCATCTAGAA GGCAAAAGGATAAGCTTTCAGAAGTGGAGATACAAGCCAAAAAAGCAGAAGTGGCTCAAAGGCGTAAGATGCAAGTAGAGAAGGCAGAGAGAGAGCAACAg GCTGAAGCAATGAGGAAAATACTGGGGATTGAcaccgagaagaagaaggaagagaagaagcagaaagAACGTGAAGACAAG GAAAAGCAAGCAAAGTTCGAGGAATATAAAAGAAGCTGCATCCAGTGCGTAATGCGACCAGAAGGAACAGTTGTTACATTCCCTGATACCATGGGCCTTCCTAGCATATTTAGCTCCAAACCTATCAG CTATCCACCTCCAAGGGAGAAGTGCGCGGGCCCCTCGTGCCCAAACCCTTACAAGTACCGTGACTCCAAGACGAAGCTTCCCCTATGCAGCCTGGAGTGCTACAAGGCCGTCCAGGGAGGCGCCGGGACGATGGCGTGCTGA